The Streptomyces sp. Je 1-332 genome has a window encoding:
- a CDS encoding isoprenyl transferase, translating to MARRGILGRSRREYKTPEPHPSGVTPPKIPGELVPKHVAIVMDGNGRWAKERGLPRTEGHKVGAERVLDVLQGAIEMGVGAISLYAFSTENWKRSPDEVKFLMNFNRDFIRKTRDQLDELGIRVRWVGRMPKLWKSVAKELEISQEQTKGNDKLTLYFCMNYGGRAEIADAAQALAEDVKAGRLDPSKVSEKTFAKYLYYADMPDVDLFLRPSGEQRTSNYLLWQSAYAEMVFQDVLWPDFDRRDLWRACLEYASRDRRFGGAIPNEQQIADS from the coding sequence ATGGCACGACGCGGAATCCTCGGACGGTCCCGCCGTGAGTACAAGACCCCCGAGCCGCACCCCTCGGGCGTCACGCCGCCGAAGATCCCCGGCGAGCTGGTGCCCAAGCACGTGGCGATCGTCATGGACGGCAACGGACGCTGGGCCAAGGAGCGCGGTCTGCCGCGCACCGAGGGGCACAAGGTCGGAGCCGAGCGCGTACTCGACGTCCTCCAGGGCGCCATCGAGATGGGCGTCGGGGCGATCTCGCTCTACGCCTTCTCCACCGAGAACTGGAAGCGCTCCCCGGACGAGGTGAAGTTCCTGATGAACTTCAACCGCGACTTCATCCGCAAGACCCGTGACCAGCTCGACGAACTGGGTATCCGGGTGCGCTGGGTGGGCCGGATGCCCAAGCTGTGGAAGTCGGTCGCCAAGGAGCTGGAGATCTCCCAGGAGCAGACCAAGGGCAACGACAAGCTCACCCTGTACTTCTGCATGAACTACGGCGGCCGCGCGGAGATCGCGGACGCCGCGCAGGCGCTCGCCGAGGACGTGAAGGCGGGACGGCTCGACCCCTCCAAGGTCAGCGAGAAGACCTTCGCGAAGTACCTGTACTACGCGGACATGCCGGACGTCGACCTGTTCCTGCGCCCGAGCGGCGAGCAGCGCACCTCCAACTACCTGCTGTGGCAGAGCGCTTACGCCGAGATGGTCTTCCAGGACGTCCTGTGGCCGGACTTCGACCGGCGTGACCTGTGGCGCGCCTGCCTCGAATACGCCTCGCGCGACCGCCGCTTCGGCGGAGCGATCCCGAACGAGCAGCAGATCGCCGACAGTTAG
- the recO gene encoding DNA repair protein RecO — MSLFRDDGVVLRTQKLGEADRIITLLTRSHGRVRAVARGVRRTKSKFGARLEPFSHVDVQFFARGSELIGRGLPLCTQSETIAPYGGGIVTDYARYTAGTAMLETAERFTDHEGEPAVQQYLLLVGGLRTLANGEHEPHLILDAFLLRSLAVNGYAPSFSSCAKCGMPGPNRFFSVAAGGSVCADCRVPGSVVPSMEALGLLGALLTGDWETADACEARHVREGSGLVSAYLHWHLERGLRSLRYVEKTT; from the coding sequence ATGAGTCTGTTCCGTGATGACGGCGTCGTGCTGCGCACCCAGAAGCTGGGTGAGGCGGACCGCATCATCACGCTGCTCACCCGCAGTCACGGCCGGGTCCGTGCCGTCGCGCGCGGCGTGCGGCGCACGAAGTCCAAGTTCGGGGCGCGGCTCGAACCCTTCTCGCACGTCGATGTGCAGTTCTTCGCGCGCGGCAGCGAACTCATCGGACGCGGCCTTCCGTTGTGCACGCAGAGTGAGACCATCGCTCCTTACGGTGGCGGGATCGTCACCGACTACGCGCGCTACACCGCCGGCACGGCCATGCTGGAGACCGCGGAACGCTTCACCGATCATGAGGGCGAGCCCGCCGTGCAGCAGTATCTGCTGCTCGTGGGCGGCCTGCGGACCCTCGCCAACGGCGAGCACGAGCCCCACCTCATCCTCGACGCGTTCCTGCTGCGCTCCCTCGCCGTGAACGGGTACGCGCCCAGCTTCAGCTCCTGCGCCAAGTGCGGAATGCCCGGACCGAACCGCTTCTTCTCCGTCGCCGCGGGCGGCTCGGTCTGCGCCGACTGCCGGGTGCCCGGCAGCGTCGTACCCTCGATGGAAGCCCTCGGCCTGCTCGGCGCGCTGCTCACCGGAGACTGGGAGACGGCGGACGCGTGCGAGGCGCGGCATGTCAGGGAGGGCAGCGGGCTTGTTTCCGCCTATCTGCACTGGCACTTGGAGCGCGGGCTGCGCTCGTTGCGGTACGTAGAGAAGACCACGTAA
- a CDS encoding AIM24 family protein gives MKSELFSTEHMAQQSVAPGMTLQNAKSIKYAVNGEMHARQGAMIAYRGDLQFERKGQGVGGMLKRAMTGEGLPLMAVRGQGEAWFAHEAQNCFIVDIEPGDVLTVNGRNVLCFDATLSYEIKTVKGAGVTGGGLFNSVFTGSGQLGLVCDGNPLVIPVSPQQPVYVDTDAVVGWTANLDTTLHRSQSIGSMIRGGSGEAVQLLLRGEGYVIVRPSELTPQKPQQH, from the coding sequence ATGAAGAGTGAGCTGTTCTCCACGGAGCACATGGCCCAGCAGTCCGTCGCCCCCGGGATGACCCTGCAGAACGCCAAGTCCATCAAGTACGCGGTCAACGGCGAGATGCACGCTCGGCAGGGCGCGATGATCGCCTACCGCGGCGACCTCCAGTTCGAGCGCAAGGGCCAGGGCGTGGGCGGCATGCTCAAGCGGGCGATGACCGGTGAGGGTCTGCCGTTGATGGCGGTGCGCGGCCAGGGCGAGGCGTGGTTCGCGCACGAGGCGCAGAACTGCTTCATCGTCGACATCGAGCCGGGCGACGTCCTGACCGTCAACGGCCGCAACGTCCTGTGCTTCGACGCGACGCTCTCGTACGAGATCAAGACGGTGAAGGGCGCGGGCGTCACCGGCGGCGGCCTCTTCAACAGCGTCTTCACCGGGTCCGGGCAGCTGGGCCTGGTCTGTGACGGCAACCCCCTCGTCATCCCGGTGTCGCCGCAGCAACCGGTGTACGTCGACACGGACGCGGTGGTCGGCTGGACGGCGAACCTGGACACCACGCTGCACCGCTCGCAGTCCATCGGCTCCATGATCAGGGGCGGTTCCGGCGAGGCGGTGCAGTTGCTGCTGCGGGGCGAGGGATACGTGATCGTGCGGCCGAGCGAGCTGACTCCGCAGAAGCCGCAGCAGCACTAG
- a CDS encoding DUF1266 domain-containing protein, which produces MAIWKWGKPKVESKYPTPLTMHQLWMVSLSAPVSRDKDASRTTLYPFTRIDDGKAQRWLAEQWEITAPEQLLGRLSGLASTGYRAMAQRRLGIAPLAWDIALYVDISRRGFACGMLSEADTWARLKNVVPTVAGTYSSWQEYADHYLLGRKVWRDSLQGTRDADFPAPQAASDAHLKALLDPANRASPWNLAPWEVISHPDRPGPARRG; this is translated from the coding sequence ATGGCCATATGGAAGTGGGGCAAGCCCAAGGTCGAGTCCAAGTACCCGACGCCGCTGACCATGCACCAGCTGTGGATGGTGTCGCTGAGCGCGCCGGTCAGCCGGGACAAGGACGCTTCCCGGACGACCCTGTATCCCTTCACCCGCATCGATGACGGCAAGGCGCAGAGGTGGCTGGCCGAGCAGTGGGAGATCACCGCGCCCGAGCAGCTGCTCGGGCGCCTGAGCGGGCTCGCGAGCACCGGCTACCGAGCCATGGCCCAGCGGCGCTTGGGTATCGCACCGCTGGCGTGGGACATCGCGCTCTACGTGGACATCTCACGGCGCGGCTTCGCCTGCGGGATGCTGAGCGAGGCCGACACCTGGGCCCGGCTGAAGAACGTCGTGCCGACGGTGGCGGGGACGTACTCCTCCTGGCAGGAGTACGCCGACCACTATCTGCTCGGCAGGAAGGTGTGGCGGGACAGTCTCCAGGGGACGCGGGACGCGGACTTCCCCGCTCCCCAGGCCGCGTCCGACGCCCACCTGAAGGCGCTCCTGGACCCGGCGAACCGGGCGAGCCCGTGGAACCTCGCTCCCTGGGAAGTGATCAGTCACCCGGACCGGCCCGGCCCCGCCCGCCGGGGCTAG
- a CDS encoding helix-turn-helix transcriptional regulator — MANGSRQAAWEFFGAELRRRREDAGLTQSSLGLQVFVSGAYIGQFEQAIRKPQLDVAQRIDEILQSDGIFERMCRKLINDSRYAEYFAQAAELEALATRVCDFAPAVVPGLLQTAPYARALTVATNPYASDEYVEEKVQARLERAHILKDPDRPKLWVILHEHVLCMQVGEPADMIQQFQHVTALMRTRRVLVQVLPFSAGPSPALHGTLRLMEFDDAPPTAYTEAVFSGNLLDDPAMVKRAQETYDLLRAAALSPEASLALIASAAEDYRQCTGST; from the coding sequence ATGGCCAATGGTTCGCGGCAGGCAGCTTGGGAGTTCTTCGGGGCGGAGTTGAGGCGGCGCCGGGAGGACGCGGGGCTCACGCAGTCCTCGCTGGGGCTTCAGGTTTTCGTGTCCGGCGCGTACATCGGCCAATTCGAACAGGCAATTCGCAAACCGCAGTTGGATGTAGCCCAGCGGATCGACGAGATTCTGCAATCCGACGGTATTTTCGAGCGGATGTGCCGCAAGCTGATCAATGACTCACGGTACGCCGAGTACTTTGCGCAGGCCGCAGAACTGGAGGCGCTGGCGACGCGAGTGTGCGACTTCGCGCCAGCGGTCGTACCGGGGCTGCTCCAGACCGCTCCGTACGCCAGAGCACTGACGGTGGCGACGAATCCGTATGCCTCGGATGAGTACGTCGAGGAAAAGGTGCAGGCACGCTTGGAACGGGCCCACATTCTCAAGGACCCGGACAGGCCCAAGCTGTGGGTCATCCTGCATGAGCACGTGCTGTGCATGCAGGTGGGCGAACCGGCCGACATGATCCAGCAGTTCCAGCACGTCACAGCCCTGATGCGCACGCGCCGGGTGCTCGTACAGGTGCTGCCCTTCTCCGCGGGTCCCTCCCCTGCCCTCCACGGGACGCTGCGACTCATGGAGTTCGATGACGCGCCGCCAACGGCCTATACAGAAGCGGTGTTTTCAGGGAACCTGCTGGACGACCCGGCCATGGTGAAGCGCGCCCAGGAGACATACGATCTGCTCAGGGCCGCCGCATTGTCGCCGGAGGCGTCCCTCGCCCTGATCGCATCGGCGGCTGAGGATTACAGACAATGCACGGGTTCGACCTGA
- a CDS encoding DUF397 domain-containing protein has protein sequence MHGFDLTTARWRKSTYSDGNGGECVEIAYDFVGAARWRKSTYSNGDGGDCVEVADGVPGIVPVRDSKDPQGPVLLLGADPWSVFVTYAKG, from the coding sequence ATGCACGGGTTCGACCTGACCACTGCTCGGTGGCGCAAGAGCACCTACAGCGACGGCAACGGCGGCGAGTGCGTCGAGATCGCCTACGACTTCGTTGGCGCCGCCCGCTGGCGCAAGAGCACCTACAGCAATGGCGACGGCGGCGACTGCGTCGAGGTAGCCGACGGAGTCCCCGGCATCGTCCCGGTACGGGACAGCAAGGACCCCCAAGGCCCCGTCCTGCTGCTCGGCGCCGATCCCTGGTCCGTTTTCGTCACCTACGCGAAGGGCTGA
- a CDS encoding membrane-associated oxidoreductase yields MEIRDLSEAERQVWDAFPLGRLVDFRQHTREPADLGADWGPERTVRADVLRALLIDGPRQEGETPVLRLNGARITGKLDLQYAEVTGAIHLWACYFDEELDIYGAQLRQLNLGWSIFPGLYGVGLRVDGSLRMTGVRVRGNVRLGGARISGALFLDRAQLGEEGAIVDPDQPILTLNRVTIDDDLTADHGFTAHGMVRLAGAVVAGTITFDDAVLSNPGGTALQASNLSSGTDLHAMRLTARGRINLRGARIPGQLNFTHARLSNPGGMALRASSLAVGELWFKEAAPIEGSLTLRRSQLDLLRIAPETWPDEVRLDGLTYTTLDPPEPAERRLQVLRRDSDGYVPYAYEQLATAYRRIGDDAAARKVQLAKQRRHRTTLPWYAKAWGHLQDATVGYGFRPTRAAVWLLSLLLIGSVTYAVREPVALKPKEAAEFNPVFYTLDLLLPIIDFGQEHAYASRGAYQWLGYALVIMGWTLATTIAAGVTRSISRQ; encoded by the coding sequence GTGGAGATCAGGGATCTGAGCGAGGCCGAGCGGCAGGTGTGGGACGCGTTCCCGCTGGGGCGGCTCGTCGACTTCCGGCAGCACACGAGGGAACCCGCCGATCTCGGCGCCGACTGGGGCCCCGAGCGGACCGTGCGCGCCGACGTGCTCCGCGCCCTGCTCATCGACGGGCCCCGCCAAGAGGGCGAGACCCCCGTCCTGCGCCTCAACGGAGCCCGCATCACGGGCAAGCTGGACCTCCAGTACGCGGAGGTCACGGGGGCGATCCACCTCTGGGCGTGCTACTTCGACGAGGAACTGGACATCTACGGCGCCCAGTTACGCCAGCTGAACCTGGGCTGGTCCATCTTCCCCGGCCTGTACGGGGTCGGACTGCGGGTCGACGGCTCGCTGCGGATGACCGGAGTCCGCGTCCGGGGGAACGTCCGGCTGGGCGGCGCGCGCATCTCCGGGGCCCTGTTCCTCGACCGGGCCCAGCTGGGCGAGGAGGGGGCGATCGTCGACCCCGATCAGCCCATCCTCACCCTCAACCGCGTCACCATCGACGACGACCTGACCGCCGACCACGGCTTCACCGCCCACGGGATGGTCCGCCTCGCGGGAGCGGTCGTCGCCGGGACGATCACGTTCGACGACGCGGTTCTCAGTAACCCGGGGGGCACCGCGCTCCAAGCGTCGAACCTGAGCAGCGGCACCGATCTGCACGCGATGCGGCTCACTGCGCGGGGGCGGATCAACCTGCGGGGCGCCCGCATACCGGGCCAGCTCAACTTCACCCACGCGCGCCTGTCCAACCCCGGCGGCATGGCCCTGCGCGCCAGCAGCCTCGCCGTCGGCGAACTGTGGTTCAAGGAGGCCGCCCCCATCGAGGGCTCCCTCACCCTGCGCCGCTCCCAGCTCGACCTGCTGCGCATCGCCCCGGAGACCTGGCCGGACGAGGTCCGGCTCGACGGCCTGACCTACACCACGCTCGACCCGCCCGAGCCCGCCGAGCGTCGGCTCCAGGTCCTGAGACGCGACTCCGACGGCTACGTCCCGTACGCGTACGAGCAACTGGCCACCGCCTACCGCCGGATCGGGGACGACGCCGCCGCACGCAAGGTCCAGCTCGCCAAGCAACGCCGCCACCGCACCACCCTGCCCTGGTACGCCAAGGCCTGGGGCCACCTCCAGGACGCCACCGTCGGCTACGGCTTCCGGCCCACGCGGGCGGCGGTCTGGCTGCTCTCGCTGCTCCTCATCGGCTCCGTCACGTACGCGGTGCGGGAGCCGGTGGCGCTGAAGCCGAAGGAGGCCGCGGAGTTCAACCCCGTCTTCTACACCCTGGACCTGCTGCTCCCGATCATCGACTTCGGCCAGGAGCACGCGTACGCCTCGCGGGGCGCGTATCAGTGGCTCGGGTACGCCCTGGTCATCATGGGCTGGACCCTCGCCACGACGATCGCGGCGGGCGTCACGCGGTCGATCAGCCGCCAGTAG
- a CDS encoding GNAT family N-acetyltransferase, producing MPELQRLRAEHAPALLAFERENRAYFAKSVPDRGDAYFTEFDARLAALLAEQATGACHFHVLVDGEGAVVGRVNLVDVADGEAELGYRIAERAAGRGLATSAVRQVCEVAGAEYGLTALRAATDADNEGSRAVLVRAGFVVVGEVEVEGKGSVEVRYRRAVAAG from the coding sequence ATGCCCGAACTCCAGCGCCTGCGCGCCGAACACGCCCCCGCCCTGCTCGCCTTCGAGCGCGAGAACCGGGCCTACTTCGCGAAGTCCGTGCCCGACCGTGGCGACGCCTACTTCACCGAGTTCGATGCGCGACTCGCCGCCCTGCTCGCCGAACAGGCCACGGGAGCCTGCCACTTCCACGTACTGGTGGATGGAGAGGGCGCCGTGGTCGGGCGCGTCAATCTCGTCGACGTCGCGGACGGGGAGGCCGAGCTCGGGTATCGCATCGCGGAGAGGGCGGCGGGACGGGGTCTTGCCACGTCCGCCGTACGGCAGGTCTGCGAGGTCGCAGGCGCCGAGTACGGCCTCACGGCCCTGCGGGCGGCCACCGATGCCGACAACGAGGGCTCCCGTGCGGTGCTCGTCCGTGCGGGGTTCGTGGTCGTCGGCGAGGTGGAGGTGGAGGGCAAAGGGAGCGTGGAGGTGCGCTATCGCCGTGCGGTGGCGGCCGGTTGA
- a CDS encoding beta-galactosidase, whose amino-acid sequence MARFFSRLPSLGYGGDYNPEQWGPEVHAEDAELMREAGVNLVTLGIFSWARTEPAPGTYDFAWLDGHMDRLAEAGVAVSLATMTASPPPWLTRLHPETLPVLEDGTRLHPGSRQHWCPSSPVHRRHAVRLAECLATRYGTHPALALWHIGNEYGCHISRHCHCEVSTAAFRGWLRERYGTVAALNDAWSTDFWSQRYGTFEEIHTPRKAPSFRNPAQQLDYWRFSSDELLACYLAEKQVLTRITPLIPVTTNFVPVAKTLDLYAWAPHLDVISYDSYPDPHDPDSLHRTAFSYDVMRGLKGGQPWLLLEQAPGAVNWRERNGRKPPGRMRLDSWQAVAHGADAVLFFQWRQSRGGAEKFHSAMVPHGGRETRIFREVRELGAELARHPDLLGSRPERADAALLLDWPSWWALELDAHPSTDVTLLDAALAHHKPLYDASVACDVVPVDGDFAPYRLLLIPNLYSVTRETAERIRAYVHGGGTLVMSYFSGIVDEHDRVHLGGYPAPFRELLGLRVEEFDPRPDGTWSEEIHLEGAEAVTTTPEGTPAVTRHAYGDGVAWYLGTRPAPKELRELLDRVRTECGVNPVLPGLPEGVQARTRVTVAGERVHVVLDGRDLSVEVRRGLSPTR is encoded by the coding sequence ATGGCCCGCTTCTTTTCCCGGCTGCCGTCGCTCGGTTACGGCGGCGACTACAACCCGGAGCAGTGGGGTCCCGAAGTCCACGCTGAAGACGCCGAGTTGATGCGCGAGGCAGGCGTGAATCTCGTGACGCTCGGGATTTTCTCGTGGGCCAGGACGGAGCCCGCCCCGGGCACGTACGACTTCGCCTGGCTGGACGGGCACATGGACCGCCTGGCCGAGGCGGGCGTCGCGGTCAGTCTGGCCACGATGACCGCCTCCCCGCCCCCATGGCTGACGCGCCTGCACCCCGAGACCCTGCCCGTCCTGGAGGACGGCACCCGACTGCACCCCGGCTCCCGCCAGCACTGGTGCCCGTCGAGCCCGGTCCACCGCCGCCACGCCGTGCGCCTCGCGGAATGCCTCGCCACGCGCTACGGCACGCACCCCGCCCTCGCCCTGTGGCACATCGGCAACGAATACGGCTGCCACATCTCACGCCACTGCCACTGCGAGGTGTCGACGGCGGCGTTCCGCGGGTGGCTGCGGGAGCGTTACGGCACCGTGGCGGCCCTGAACGACGCGTGGTCGACGGACTTCTGGTCGCAGCGCTACGGCACGTTCGAGGAGATCCACACCCCGCGCAAGGCGCCCTCGTTCCGCAACCCGGCCCAGCAGCTGGACTACTGGCGCTTCTCGTCCGACGAACTCCTCGCCTGCTACCTCGCGGAGAAGCAGGTCCTGACCCGCATCACCCCGCTCATCCCCGTCACCACGAACTTCGTCCCGGTGGCCAAGACCCTGGACCTGTACGCCTGGGCCCCACACCTGGACGTCATCTCCTACGACTCCTACCCCGACCCCCACGACCCGGACTCACTCCACCGGACAGCCTTCTCGTACGACGTCATGCGCGGCCTGAAGGGCGGCCAACCGTGGCTGCTCCTCGAACAGGCCCCGGGCGCGGTCAACTGGCGCGAGCGCAACGGCAGGAAGCCGCCGGGCCGGATGCGCCTCGACAGCTGGCAGGCGGTGGCGCACGGAGCGGACGCGGTGCTGTTCTTCCAGTGGCGGCAGTCGCGCGGGGGAGCGGAGAAGTTCCACTCGGCGATGGTGCCGCACGGGGGCCGCGAGACGCGGATCTTCCGTGAGGTGCGGGAGCTGGGCGCGGAACTGGCCCGCCACCCCGACCTGCTCGGCTCCCGCCCCGAGCGCGCGGACGCCGCCCTGCTCCTGGACTGGCCCAGCTGGTGGGCCCTGGAACTGGACGCGCACCCCAGCACCGACGTGACGCTCCTGGACGCGGCCCTGGCCCACCACAAGCCGCTGTACGACGCGTCGGTGGCCTGCGACGTGGTCCCGGTGGACGGAGACTTCGCCCCGTACCGCCTGCTCCTGATCCCCAACCTCTACTCGGTGACGCGGGAAACCGCGGAACGGATCCGCGCGTACGTCCACGGGGGCGGCACCCTGGTCATGTCCTACTTCTCGGGAATCGTGGACGAACACGACCGCGTCCACCTCGGCGGCTACCCGGCCCCCTTCCGCGAGCTGCTCGGCCTGCGCGTGGAGGAGTTCGACCCCCGCCCCGACGGCACCTGGTCGGAGGAGATCCACCTGGAAGGCGCGGAAGCGGTCACCACGACCCCCGAGGGCACCCCGGCGGTCACCCGCCACGCGTACGGCGACGGCGTGGCCTGGTACCTGGGCACGCGCCCCGCCCCTAAGGAGCTGCGGGAACTCCTCGACCGGGTGCGCACGGAATGCGGGGTGAACCCGGTCCTCCCCGGCCTCCCGGAGGGGGTGCAGGCGCGGACGCGGGTGACGGTGGCGGGGGAGCGGGTGCATGTGGTGCTCGACGGGCGGGACCTGAGCGTGGAGGTGCGGCGGGGGCTTTCGCCGACACGTTAG
- a CDS encoding ABC transporter substrate-binding protein: MSDHKTSIGSAGHTGPAPDRRSFLKYTGALGAAATITTTLSACSSGPESTNDAGGGGGKGGDSTLTAVIGYGNDGSWDPTQTASAFAMAGNEHIYEGLLNTDPITREPYAALATEVPTDDKATTWKFTLRPGAKWHDGKPVTADDVVFVFDRILDPKTQTLAKGFFESWLKEVKKVDATSVELILKFPFPDGLARLSLAKIMPKHVYSKPGAWDDATKGKAIGSGPYKQASHAPKSNTTFEAFDDYNGPRKAAFKKMNWLTIVDAAPRVAKISGGSADSEIADNIPYANIEQLKKGGLTVEGGAGMNNLFLMFNTAHKPFDDVRVRQALHYAIDTEKMIEVALKGHGKASTSFLNESNPAYRPAKTVYAYDPEKAKKLLKEAGVKDLSVNLMAVNVSWIVDCLPTIKASWDAIGVKTTLDPQETTAVFTKMDQKKDYQVVAAASNPNQFGIDPDLIMHYNYGPENLWMGYARWAGNSVAKKLFKDMDQATREPDATKKKAMVQDYIDVVAEQAVIYPVVHNELMTAWDPKKLTGVKAQPYPGINLLQSKWAT; the protein is encoded by the coding sequence GTGAGCGACCACAAGACCAGCATCGGCTCCGCCGGACACACCGGACCCGCGCCGGACCGTCGGTCCTTCCTCAAGTACACCGGTGCGCTGGGCGCGGCCGCCACCATCACCACCACGCTCTCCGCCTGTTCGTCGGGGCCCGAGTCCACGAACGACGCCGGAGGCGGTGGCGGCAAGGGCGGCGACTCCACCCTCACCGCCGTCATCGGCTATGGGAACGACGGCAGTTGGGACCCGACACAGACCGCGTCCGCCTTCGCGATGGCCGGCAACGAACACATCTACGAGGGCCTCCTCAACACCGACCCCATCACCCGCGAGCCGTACGCCGCGCTCGCCACGGAGGTCCCCACCGACGACAAGGCGACCACCTGGAAGTTCACGCTGCGGCCCGGCGCCAAGTGGCACGACGGGAAGCCCGTGACCGCCGACGACGTGGTGTTCGTCTTCGACCGCATCCTGGACCCGAAGACGCAGACCCTGGCCAAGGGCTTCTTCGAGAGCTGGCTGAAGGAGGTCAAGAAGGTCGACGCGACCTCCGTCGAGCTCATCCTGAAGTTCCCCTTCCCCGACGGCCTCGCCCGCCTCTCCCTGGCCAAGATCATGCCGAAGCACGTCTACTCCAAGCCCGGAGCCTGGGACGACGCGACCAAGGGCAAGGCGATCGGCTCAGGACCGTACAAGCAGGCCTCGCACGCCCCGAAGTCCAACACCACCTTCGAGGCCTTCGACGACTACAACGGCCCCCGCAAGGCGGCCTTCAAGAAGATGAACTGGCTGACCATCGTGGACGCCGCACCCCGCGTCGCGAAGATCTCGGGCGGCAGCGCGGACTCGGAGATCGCGGACAACATCCCGTACGCCAACATCGAGCAGCTCAAGAAGGGCGGGCTCACCGTCGAGGGCGGGGCGGGGATGAACAACCTGTTCCTGATGTTCAACACCGCGCACAAGCCCTTCGACGACGTACGCGTGCGCCAGGCCCTGCACTACGCCATCGACACCGAGAAGATGATCGAGGTCGCGCTCAAGGGGCATGGCAAGGCGTCGACTTCGTTCCTCAACGAGTCCAACCCCGCCTACCGCCCCGCGAAGACGGTCTACGCGTACGACCCCGAGAAGGCGAAGAAGCTCCTGAAGGAGGCCGGGGTGAAGGATCTCTCGGTCAACCTCATGGCGGTGAACGTGAGTTGGATCGTCGACTGCCTGCCGACCATCAAGGCCTCGTGGGACGCGATCGGCGTCAAGACGACCCTGGACCCGCAGGAGACCACGGCCGTCTTCACCAAGATGGATCAGAAGAAGGACTATCAAGTCGTCGCGGCAGCGTCGAACCCCAACCAGTTCGGCATCGACCCCGACCTGATCATGCACTACAACTACGGGCCCGAGAACCTGTGGATGGGATACGCCCGCTGGGCGGGCAACTCCGTGGCGAAGAAGCTCTTCAAGGACATGGACCAGGCGACGCGCGAACCCGACGCGACCAAGAAGAAGGCCATGGTCCAGGACTACATCGACGTCGTCGCCGAGCAGGCGGTCATCTATCCCGTCGTCCACAACGAGCTGATGACCGCCTGGGACCCGAAGAAGCTCACCGGCGTCAAGGCCCAGCCCTACCCGGGGATCAACCTGCTCCAGTCCAAGTGGGCGACGTGA